In Pseudomonas sp. MM213, a genomic segment contains:
- a CDS encoding sigma-54-dependent transcriptional regulator, producing MPHILIVEDETIIRSALRRLLERNQYQVSEAGSVQEAQERFTIPTFDLIVSDLRLPGAPGTELIKLGQGTPVLIMTSYASLRSAVDSMKMGAVDYIAKPFDHDEMLQAVARILRDRQSVQASGEPAVGKAGNGAAKPGVDNSNGEIGIIGSCPPMQDLYSKIRKVAPTDSNVLIQGESGTGKELVARALHNLSRRAKAPMISVNCAAIPESLIESELFGHEKGAFTGASAGRAGLVEAADGGTLFLDEIGELPLEAQARLLRVLQEGEIRRVGSVQSQKVDVRLIAATHRDLKSLAKIGQFREDLYYRLHVIALKLPALRERGADVNEIANAFLARQSARVNRTDLKFAADAEQAIRHYSWPGNVRELENAVERAVILCESPEISAELLGIDIELSDLEDDEFIGLPPQQGNGAGNNNHEPTEDLSLEDYFQHFVLEHQDHMTETELARKLGVSRKCLWERRQRLGIPRRKTGVASES from the coding sequence ATGCCGCACATTTTGATCGTCGAAGACGAAACAATTATCCGCTCCGCCTTGCGCCGCCTGCTGGAACGTAACCAGTACCAGGTCAGCGAAGCCGGTTCAGTGCAGGAAGCACAAGAACGCTTCACCATTCCCACGTTCGACCTGATCGTCAGCGACCTGCGTTTGCCTGGCGCGCCGGGCACCGAGTTGATCAAACTCGGCCAGGGCACGCCGGTGCTGATCATGACCAGCTACGCCAGCCTGCGTTCGGCGGTCGACTCCATGAAAATGGGCGCGGTGGATTACATCGCCAAGCCTTTCGACCACGACGAAATGCTCCAGGCCGTCGCACGCATCCTGCGTGACCGGCAATCGGTACAGGCCAGCGGTGAACCTGCCGTCGGCAAAGCCGGCAATGGCGCGGCGAAACCGGGTGTCGACAACAGCAACGGCGAAATCGGCATCATCGGTTCGTGCCCGCCGATGCAGGATCTGTACAGCAAGATCCGCAAAGTCGCGCCGACCGATTCCAATGTCCTGATCCAGGGCGAGTCCGGCACCGGTAAAGAACTGGTGGCCCGCGCCCTGCACAACCTGTCCAGGCGCGCCAAGGCACCGATGATTTCGGTGAACTGCGCGGCGATTCCGGAAAGCCTGATCGAGTCCGAACTGTTCGGCCACGAAAAAGGCGCGTTCACCGGTGCCAGCGCCGGGCGTGCAGGCCTGGTGGAAGCGGCTGATGGCGGCACCTTGTTCCTCGACGAAATCGGCGAACTGCCACTGGAAGCCCAGGCCCGCTTGCTGCGCGTGTTGCAGGAAGGCGAAATTCGCCGGGTCGGTTCGGTCCAGTCACAGAAAGTCGATGTGCGCTTGATCGCCGCGACTCACCGGGACCTCAAGAGCCTCGCGAAGATCGGCCAGTTCCGTGAAGACTTGTATTACCGCCTCCACGTGATCGCCCTGAAACTGCCGGCCCTGCGTGAGCGCGGTGCCGACGTCAACGAAATCGCCAATGCCTTCCTGGCGCGGCAGAGCGCGCGGGTCAACCGCACCGATCTGAAGTTCGCCGCAGACGCCGAGCAGGCAATTCGTCATTACTCCTGGCCGGGCAACGTGCGCGAACTGGAAAACGCGGTGGAACGCGCGGTCATCCTATGCGAGAGCCCGGAAATTTCCGCCGAGCTGCTGGGCATCGACATCGAGCTGAGCGACCTGGAAGACGATGAGTTCATCGGCCTGCCTCCGCAACAGGGCAACGGCGCCGGCAACAACAATCATGAGCCGACCGAAGACCTGTCACTGGAGGACTACTTCCAGCACTTCGTCCTCGAACATCAGGACCACATGACCGAAACCGAGCTGGCACGCAAACTGGGCGTCAGCCGTAAATGCCTGTGGGAACGCCGCCAACGCCTGGGCATTCCGCGGCGCAAGACCGGGGTGGCCAGCGAGAGCTGA
- a CDS encoding polynucleotide adenylyltransferase PcnB, whose product MLKKLFQSFRSPKRHTQHIRSTPEVLNSGQHSLQKAQFSRYAVNIVERLQNAGYQAYLVGGCVRDMMLGITPKDFDVATSATPEQVRAEFRNARIIGRRFKLVHIHFGREIIEVATFRANHPQNDEEEDSNQSSRNESGRILRDNVYGTLEEDAQRRDFTINALYYDPVSERILDYANGVHDIRNHLIRLIGDPKQRYQEDPVRMLRAVRFAAKLNFGIEKHSALPIRDLAPMLREIPSARLFEEVLKLFLSGHAADTFEMLVDLQLFDPLFPASAEALEYNPTYTHTLISEALINTDLRIKQNKPVTPAFLFAALLWPALPARVLRLQERGMPPIPAMQEAAHELIAEQCQRIAIPKRFTMPIREIWDMQERLPRRSGKRADLLLDNPRFRAGYDFLLLRESAGEQTDGLGEWWTDYQDANDSERRDMIRDLSGKEDGTGAPRKRRRSGGAKRKRAAGAPSTTGE is encoded by the coding sequence ATGCTGAAGAAGCTGTTCCAGTCATTCCGTTCTCCCAAGCGTCATACGCAACACATCCGCAGCACGCCTGAAGTGCTTAACAGCGGCCAACACTCGCTGCAAAAGGCACAATTCAGCCGTTACGCGGTGAATATCGTCGAACGCCTGCAGAACGCCGGTTACCAGGCTTACCTGGTCGGCGGTTGTGTGCGTGACATGATGCTCGGCATCACACCGAAAGACTTTGACGTCGCCACCAGTGCCACCCCTGAACAGGTGCGCGCCGAATTCCGTAATGCGCGGATCATCGGCCGCCGCTTCAAACTGGTGCACATCCACTTTGGCCGCGAAATCATTGAAGTCGCGACCTTCCGCGCCAATCACCCGCAAAACGATGAAGAGGAAGACAGCAACCAGTCTTCCCGCAACGAGAGCGGGCGCATTCTGCGCGATAACGTCTACGGCACGCTGGAAGAAGACGCGCAACGCCGCGACTTCACCATCAACGCCCTGTATTACGATCCGGTCAGCGAGCGCATCCTCGACTACGCCAACGGCGTACACGACATCCGCAACCACCTGATCCGCCTGATCGGCGATCCGAAACAACGCTACCAGGAAGACCCGGTGCGGATGCTGCGCGCCGTGCGTTTCGCCGCCAAGCTGAATTTCGGCATCGAAAAACACAGCGCCCTGCCGATCCGCGACCTGGCACCGATGCTGCGCGAGATCCCGTCGGCCCGTCTGTTCGAAGAAGTGCTCAAGCTGTTCCTCTCCGGCCACGCCGCGGACACCTTCGAGATGCTGGTCGACCTGCAGCTGTTCGATCCGCTGTTCCCGGCCAGTGCCGAGGCGCTGGAATACAACCCGACGTACACCCACACCCTGATCAGCGAAGCGCTGATCAACACCGACCTGCGCATCAAGCAGAACAAACCGGTGACCCCGGCGTTCCTGTTTGCAGCCCTGTTGTGGCCTGCCCTGCCGGCTCGCGTGCTGCGTTTGCAGGAACGTGGCATGCCGCCGATTCCGGCGATGCAGGAAGCGGCGCACGAGCTGATTGCCGAACAGTGCCAGCGGATCGCGATTCCAAAACGCTTCACCATGCCGATCCGCGAGATCTGGGACATGCAGGAACGCCTGCCGCGCCGCAGCGGCAAACGCGCCGACCTGCTGCTGGACAACCCGCGTTTCCGCGCCGGTTACGACTTCCTGCTGCTGCGCGAAAGCGCTGGCGAACAGACCGATGGCCTGGGCGAATGGTGGACGGATTATCAGGACGCCAACGACAGCGAACGTCGTGACATGATCCGCGACCTCAGTGGCAAGGAAGACGGCACTGGCGCACCACGCAAACGTCGCCGCAGCGGCGGTGCCAAGCGCAAACGTGCAGCCGGCGCACCGAGCACCACGGGCGAGTAA
- the folK gene encoding 2-amino-4-hydroxy-6-hydroxymethyldihydropteridine diphosphokinase, translated as MERIYIGMGSNLADPAEQLRSAVEALARLPQTELVGVSGFYQSDSLLPGQPRYTNAVAALDCTLAPLELLDALQTIENGQGRERLERWGPRTLDLDIVLFGDRLIDEPRLKVPHYHMQERAFVLYPLAELAPVDLRLADGRSLKELLAACPFVGLERLPPN; from the coding sequence ATGGAACGCATCTACATCGGCATGGGCAGCAACCTGGCTGACCCCGCCGAACAATTGCGCAGCGCCGTCGAAGCGCTGGCGCGGTTGCCGCAGACCGAACTGGTCGGGGTTTCCGGGTTTTATCAGAGCGACTCGCTGCTGCCTGGCCAACCGCGTTACACCAACGCGGTCGCCGCCCTCGACTGCACGCTTGCCCCGCTGGAGCTGCTCGATGCGCTGCAAACCATCGAGAACGGACAGGGCCGCGAACGTCTTGAGCGCTGGGGGCCACGCACGCTTGATCTCGACATCGTGCTGTTCGGTGATCGGCTGATCGACGAGCCACGCCTCAAAGTGCCCCACTACCATATGCAGGAACGCGCGTTCGTTCTGTATCCGTTGGCCGAATTGGCGCCAGTGGATTTGCGGTTGGCCGATGGCCGCAGTCTGAAAGAACTACTCGCAGCCTGCCCGTTCGTCGGGTTGGAACGCCTCCCCCCGAATTAA
- the panB gene encoding 3-methyl-2-oxobutanoate hydroxymethyltransferase, with product MPAITLTTLQGLKQKGEKITMLTCYDATFAHACNEAGVEVLLVGDSLGMVLQGHDSTLPVTTAEMAYHVAAVKRGNTDAFILADLPFMAYATIEQTMTNSAQLMQAGAHMVKVEGALWLADSIRLLAERGIPVCAHMGLTPQSVNILGGYKVQGRGENQARQMRADAIALEQAGAAMLLLECVPSELAQEITQAVGIPVIGIGAGSGTDGQVLVLHDMLGLSITGRVPKFVKNFMNGQTSIHAALSAYVSEVKAATFPGIEHGFSA from the coding sequence ATGCCAGCCATCACCCTGACCACTCTGCAAGGTCTCAAGCAAAAAGGTGAAAAAATCACCATGCTGACCTGCTATGACGCGACCTTCGCCCACGCCTGCAATGAAGCCGGCGTCGAAGTGCTGCTGGTGGGCGACTCCCTCGGCATGGTTCTGCAAGGTCACGACAGCACCCTGCCGGTGACCACCGCCGAGATGGCTTACCACGTCGCCGCCGTCAAACGCGGTAACACCGACGCGTTTATCCTCGCCGACCTGCCCTTCATGGCCTACGCCACTATCGAACAAACCATGACCAACAGCGCCCAGTTGATGCAGGCCGGTGCACACATGGTCAAGGTCGAAGGTGCGCTGTGGCTGGCGGATTCGATCCGTCTGCTGGCCGAGCGCGGCATCCCGGTGTGCGCGCACATGGGCCTGACGCCGCAATCGGTGAACATTCTGGGCGGTTACAAAGTCCAGGGCCGTGGCGAGAACCAGGCACGGCAGATGCGCGCCGACGCCATCGCCTTGGAACAGGCCGGTGCCGCCATGCTGCTGCTCGAATGCGTGCCGAGTGAACTGGCTCAGGAAATCACCCAGGCAGTGGGGATTCCGGTGATCGGCATCGGCGCCGGCAGCGGTACCGACGGCCAGGTCCTGGTGCTGCACGACATGCTTGGCCTGTCGATCACTGGCCGAGTGCCAAAGTTCGTGAAGAACTTCATGAACGGCCAAACCAGCATTCACGCGGCCCTGAGCGCTTATGTCTCTGAAGTCAAAGCGGCGACTTTCCCTGGTATCGAACACGGATTCTCTGCATGA
- the panC gene encoding pantoate--beta-alanine ligase — protein MNTVKTVRELRAAVARARSEGKRIAFVPTMGNLHSGHIALITKASQRADFVVASIFVNPLQFGAGEDLDKYPRTLAADQEQLLEAGCHLLFAPAVEEMYPDGMTGQTRVSVPQLSEGLCGASRPGHFEGVATVVSKLFNMVQPDLAIFGQKDFQQLAVIRALVHDLNMPIQIIGEPTVRAADGLALSSRNGFLSEEQRAVAPVVYRTLTSIADAIKQGERDYPALIAAQTKQLEAAGLRTDYLEIRHALTLRPATAEDRDLVILVAAFLGTTRLIDNLHLNLDAPV, from the coding sequence ATGAACACCGTAAAAACCGTACGCGAATTGCGGGCCGCCGTGGCCCGCGCCCGCAGTGAAGGCAAGCGCATCGCCTTCGTACCGACCATGGGCAACCTGCACAGCGGTCATATCGCGCTGATTACCAAGGCCTCCCAGCGGGCGGACTTCGTGGTCGCGAGTATTTTCGTCAACCCGCTGCAATTCGGCGCCGGCGAAGACCTCGACAAGTACCCGCGCACCCTGGCAGCGGATCAGGAACAACTGCTCGAGGCCGGTTGCCACTTGTTGTTCGCACCCGCCGTAGAAGAAATGTACCCCGACGGCATGACCGGCCAGACCCGCGTCAGCGTTCCACAACTGTCCGAAGGCCTGTGCGGCGCCAGCCGTCCGGGGCATTTCGAAGGCGTGGCGACGGTGGTCAGCAAACTGTTCAACATGGTTCAGCCGGACCTGGCGATCTTTGGCCAGAAAGATTTCCAGCAACTGGCCGTGATTCGCGCGCTGGTGCATGACCTGAACATGCCGATCCAGATCATCGGCGAGCCGACGGTCCGTGCGGCCGATGGGCTGGCATTGTCATCGCGCAACGGCTTTCTCAGTGAAGAACAGCGGGCCGTGGCGCCGGTTGTGTATCGCACGCTGACCTCGATTGCTGATGCCATTAAACAGGGTGAGCGCGATTATCCGGCGTTGATCGCCGCACAGACCAAACAGCTTGAAGCTGCGGGTTTGCGTACCGACTACCTGGAAATCCGCCATGCGCTGACCTTGCGCCCGGCGACGGCGGAAGATCGGGACCTGGTGATTCTGGTGGCAGCGTTCCTCGGCACCACGCGGTTGATCGACAACCTGCACCTGAACCTCGACGCCCCCGTCTGA
- the panD gene encoding aspartate 1-decarboxylase → MHAIMLKAKLHRAEVTHAVLDYEGSCAIDGEWLDLSGIREYEQIQIYNVDNGERFTTYAIRGEEGSRMISVNGAAAHKAKVGDRVIICAYAHYSEAELLNFKPRMLYMAPGNELSHTSNAIPVQVA, encoded by the coding sequence ATGCACGCCATCATGCTCAAGGCCAAGCTGCATCGCGCCGAAGTCACCCACGCAGTACTCGATTACGAAGGTTCTTGCGCCATTGACGGCGAATGGCTGGACTTGTCCGGCATCCGTGAATACGAACAGATCCAGATCTACAACGTCGACAACGGCGAACGCTTCACCACCTACGCCATTCGTGGCGAAGAAGGCTCGCGCATGATCTCGGTCAATGGCGCCGCCGCCCACAAGGCCAAGGTCGGTGACCGTGTGATCATCTGTGCTTACGCTCACTACAGCGAAGCCGAGCTGCTCAACTTCAAGCCGCGCATGCTCTACATGGCACCGGGTAACGAGCTGAGCCACACCAGCAATGCCATTCCGGTTCAGGTCGCCTGA
- the pgi gene encoding glucose-6-phosphate isomerase, with amino-acid sequence MAYYRTPQDVTALPAWQALNDHRQAMQDFSMREAFNADPQRFTQFTLSSCGLFLDYSKNLINAETRNLLVGLANEVDLKGAIKALFEGEIVNSSEGRPALHTALRRPVGEKLSVNGVNVMPEVHKVLNKITDLVGRIHDGLWRGYTEKPITDVVNIGIGGSFLGPELVSEALLSYAQKGVRCHYLANIDGTELHELTMKLRAETTLFIVSSKSFNTLETLKNAQAARAWYLAQGGSEAELYRHFIAVSSNNAAAVAFGIREENIFPMWDWVGGRYSLWSAIGLPIALAIGMSNFKELLSGAYTMDQHFQSAPFEQNMPVLLALLGVWYGNFWGAQSHAILPYDHYLRNITKHLQQLDMESNGKSVRQDGTPVSTDTGPVIWGGVGCNGQHAYHQLLHQGTQLIPADFIVPIVSFNPVSDHHQWLYANCLSQSQALMLGKTRAEAESELRDKGMAEADVQKLAPHKVIPGNRPSNTLVVERISPRRLGALVAMYEHKVFVQSVIWGINAFDQWGVELGKELGKGVYNRLVGSEETPADDASTQGLINYFRGRHRG; translated from the coding sequence ATGGCGTACTACCGCACTCCTCAAGACGTGACCGCTCTGCCCGCCTGGCAGGCGCTGAATGACCACCGCCAAGCCATGCAGGATTTCAGCATGCGCGAAGCCTTCAATGCCGATCCGCAGCGCTTTACCCAATTCACCCTCAGCAGCTGCGGCCTGTTTCTCGACTACTCGAAGAACCTGATCAACGCCGAGACCCGCAATCTGCTGGTGGGCCTGGCCAATGAAGTTGACCTCAAGGGCGCGATCAAGGCGCTGTTCGAAGGCGAAATCGTCAACTCTTCCGAAGGACGCCCGGCCCTGCACACCGCGCTGCGCCGCCCAGTGGGCGAGAAGCTGTCGGTCAACGGCGTCAACGTGATGCCCGAAGTACACAAGGTCTTGAACAAGATCACCGACCTCGTGGGCCGTATCCACGACGGTCTGTGGCGCGGTTACACCGAGAAGCCGATCACCGACGTGGTGAACATCGGCATCGGTGGCTCGTTCCTCGGCCCGGAGCTGGTATCCGAAGCCCTGCTGTCCTACGCCCAGAAAGGCGTGCGCTGCCATTACCTGGCAAACATCGACGGCACCGAGCTTCATGAACTGACCATGAAGCTGCGCGCCGAGACCACGCTGTTTATCGTTTCGTCGAAGTCCTTCAACACCCTCGAAACCCTGAAAAACGCCCAGGCCGCTCGCGCCTGGTACCTGGCTCAGGGTGGTTCGGAAGCCGAGCTGTATCGTCACTTCATCGCGGTCTCGAGCAACAACGCCGCCGCCGTGGCGTTCGGTATCCGCGAAGAAAACATCTTCCCGATGTGGGATTGGGTCGGCGGCCGTTATTCGCTGTGGTCGGCCATCGGTTTGCCGATTGCCCTGGCCATCGGCATGTCGAACTTCAAGGAACTGCTGTCCGGTGCCTACACCATGGACCAGCATTTCCAGAGCGCGCCATTCGAACAGAACATGCCGGTGCTGCTGGCGTTGCTCGGTGTCTGGTACGGCAACTTCTGGGGCGCGCAGAGCCACGCGATCCTGCCGTACGACCACTACCTGCGCAACATCACCAAACACTTGCAACAGCTGGACATGGAATCCAACGGCAAGAGCGTGCGCCAGGACGGCACACCGGTGTCCACTGATACCGGTCCGGTGATCTGGGGTGGCGTGGGCTGCAACGGTCAGCACGCGTATCACCAGTTGCTGCATCAGGGCACCCAACTGATTCCGGCCGACTTCATTGTGCCGATCGTCAGCTTCAACCCTGTGTCCGATCACCACCAGTGGCTGTACGCCAACTGCTTGTCGCAAAGCCAGGCACTGATGCTCGGCAAGACCCGCGCCGAGGCCGAATCCGAGCTGCGTGACAAAGGCATGGCCGAAGCCGACGTGCAGAAACTCGCGCCGCACAAGGTGATCCCGGGCAACCGTCCGAGCAACACCCTGGTGGTCGAACGCATCAGCCCGCGCCGTCTCGGCGCACTGGTGGCGATGTACGAACACAAAGTCTTCGTGCAAAGCGTGATCTGGGGCATCAACGCCTTCGACCAGTGGGGCGTGGAGCTGGGCAAAGAGCTGGGCAAAGGCGTCTACAACCGTCTGGTCGGCAGCGAAGAAACCCCGGCTGACGATGCTTCCACCCAAGGGCTGATCAACTATTTCCGCGGTCGTCACCGCGGTTAA
- the acs gene encoding acetate--CoA ligase, whose protein sequence is MFDISTFPKADAVRRAAHLSQDDYKRLYRQSIEHPSEFWAEQATRFLDWSTPWKTVQRYDLKTGEASWFAGGKLNVSYNCIDRHLEKRGDQIAILWEGDDPAESAQITYKKLHHNVCRLANVLKNRGVKKGDRVCIYMPMIPEAAYAMLACTRIGAVHSVVFGGFSPDSVRDRILDADCRTVITADEGVRGGKFVQLKQKVDQALKSCPNVSTVIVVERTQGDVDWVEGRDLWYHQALRDVDDNCPPEPMDAEDPLFILYTSGSTGKPKGVLHTTGGYLLQAAMTFKYVLDYRDNEVFWCTADVGWVTGHSYIVYGPLANGATTLIFEGVPSYPSSSRFWQVIDKHHVNIFYTAPTALRSLMREGPEPLKETSRASLRLLGSVGEPINPEAWDWYFNVVGEQRCPIVDTWWQTETGGIMLSPLVSAQRIKPGCATQPMFGVQPVLLDEVGKEIKGAGSGVLAIKSSWPAQIRSVYGDPQRMVDTYFKPYPGYYFTGDGARRDEDGDYWITGRIDDVINVSGHRIGTAEVESALVLHDSIAEAAVVGYPHDVKGQGIYAFVTPMNGTDPTDELKKELLAHVSKEIGSFAKPDLIQWAPALPKTRSGKIMRRILRKIACNELDSLGDTSTLADPSVVQDLVDKRLNQ, encoded by the coding sequence ATGTTCGATATCAGCACGTTCCCCAAAGCCGATGCCGTCCGCCGGGCCGCACACCTCAGTCAAGACGACTACAAGCGCCTGTATCGTCAATCCATCGAGCACCCCAGTGAATTCTGGGCTGAACAGGCCACACGCTTCCTCGACTGGAGCACACCGTGGAAAACCGTCCAGCGCTATGACCTGAAAACCGGCGAAGCCAGCTGGTTTGCCGGCGGAAAATTAAACGTCAGCTACAACTGCATCGACCGCCACCTGGAAAAACGCGGCGATCAGATCGCAATCCTCTGGGAAGGCGATGACCCCGCCGAATCGGCCCAGATCACTTACAAAAAACTGCATCACAACGTCTGCCGCCTGGCCAATGTGCTCAAAAACCGTGGCGTGAAGAAAGGCGACCGCGTGTGCATTTACATGCCGATGATCCCCGAAGCCGCCTACGCCATGCTCGCCTGCACGCGAATCGGTGCGGTGCATTCGGTGGTGTTTGGTGGTTTCTCCCCGGACTCTGTGCGCGACCGCATTCTCGATGCCGACTGCCGCACCGTGATCACCGCCGATGAAGGCGTGCGCGGCGGCAAATTCGTACAGCTCAAGCAGAAAGTCGACCAGGCGCTGAAAAGTTGCCCGAACGTCAGCACCGTGATCGTGGTCGAGCGCACCCAGGGCGATGTCGACTGGGTCGAAGGCCGCGACCTCTGGTATCACCAGGCCCTGCGCGACGTCGATGACAATTGCCCGCCGGAACCCATGGACGCCGAAGATCCGCTGTTCATCCTCTACACCTCCGGCAGCACCGGCAAACCCAAAGGCGTGTTGCACACCACCGGCGGCTACCTGTTGCAAGCGGCGATGACCTTCAAATACGTGCTCGACTACCGCGACAACGAAGTCTTCTGGTGCACCGCCGATGTCGGCTGGGTCACCGGCCACAGCTACATCGTCTACGGCCCGCTGGCCAACGGCGCGACCACGCTGATCTTCGAAGGCGTGCCGAGCTACCCGAGCAGCTCGCGCTTCTGGCAGGTGATCGACAAGCACCACGTGAACATCTTCTACACCGCCCCCACCGCCCTGCGCTCGCTGATGCGCGAAGGCCCCGAACCGCTGAAGGAAACGTCCCGCGCGAGCCTCAGATTACTCGGCAGCGTCGGTGAGCCGATCAACCCGGAAGCGTGGGATTGGTATTTCAACGTCGTCGGCGAACAGCGTTGCCCGATCGTTGACACCTGGTGGCAGACCGAAACCGGCGGCATCATGCTCAGCCCGCTGGTGAGCGCGCAGCGGATCAAACCCGGCTGCGCCACGCAACCGATGTTCGGTGTGCAGCCGGTGTTGCTCGACGAAGTGGGCAAGGAAATCAAAGGCGCCGGCAGCGGCGTGCTGGCGATCAAATCCAGCTGGCCGGCGCAGATCCGCAGTGTCTACGGCGATCCGCAACGGATGGTCGATACCTATTTCAAACCGTATCCCGGCTACTATTTCACCGGCGACGGCGCGCGGCGCGACGAGGACGGCGACTACTGGATCACCGGGCGCATTGACGACGTGATCAACGTTTCCGGCCACCGCATCGGCACCGCCGAAGTGGAAAGCGCGCTGGTGCTGCACGACAGCATCGCCGAAGCGGCGGTGGTCGGTTACCCTCACGACGTCAAAGGCCAGGGCATCTATGCCTTTGTCACGCCCATGAACGGCACCGATCCCACCGACGAACTGAAGAAGGAACTGCTGGCCCACGTCAGCAAGGAAATCGGCAGTTTTGCCAAACCGGACCTGATCCAGTGGGCCCCGGCCTTGCCGAAAACCCGTTCGGGCAAGATCATGCGACGGATTCTGCGCAAGATCGCCTGTAATGAGCTGGACAGCCTGGGCGACACCTCGACGTTGGCCGACCCGAGCGTGGTTCAGGATCTGGTGGATAAACGCCTGAACCAATAA
- a CDS encoding oxygenase MpaB family protein, with protein MEFIRSRIETQVMSLTGLSLGKLDLENPKGDPGLFGPDSVSWQVHGDFSSMLIGGISALMLQALHPLALAGVWDHSNFREDMLGRLRRTGQFISGTTFGSRKDADWLIEKVRTIHLQVTGTAPDGRPYAASDPDLLTWVHVAEVSNFLAAHLRYRNPHLSLADQDRYYDEIALVAERLGARDVPRSRQETAEYLERIRPQLLCDERSREVLRLLLNAPSPSRLAKPFGGLMMQAGIDLLPDWASDMLGVRQSSLQRKLIRASVNRSAPMLRWAVRNGSVHRAKRRMGLPT; from the coding sequence ATGGAATTCATCCGCAGCCGCATCGAAACACAGGTCATGAGCCTCACCGGCCTGTCCCTCGGCAAGCTCGACCTGGAAAACCCCAAGGGTGATCCCGGCCTGTTCGGCCCTGATTCGGTCAGTTGGCAAGTCCACGGCGACTTCAGCAGCATGCTCATCGGCGGCATCAGCGCGTTGATGCTGCAAGCCCTGCACCCCTTGGCGCTGGCCGGGGTCTGGGACCATTCGAATTTTCGCGAGGACATGCTCGGTCGCCTGCGCCGCACCGGGCAATTCATTTCCGGCACCACCTTCGGCTCGCGTAAAGATGCCGACTGGCTGATCGAGAAAGTCCGCACCATCCACCTGCAAGTGACCGGCACCGCGCCGGATGGCCGGCCTTATGCCGCCAGTGATCCCGACTTGTTGACCTGGGTGCACGTGGCCGAAGTCAGCAACTTCCTCGCGGCGCATTTGCGTTATCGCAACCCACACCTTTCGCTGGCCGATCAGGACCGTTACTACGATGAAATCGCCTTGGTCGCCGAACGCCTGGGCGCGCGGGACGTACCGCGTTCGCGACAGGAAACGGCCGAATACCTTGAGCGCATTCGTCCGCAATTGCTGTGCGACGAGCGCAGTCGCGAGGTGTTGCGACTGTTGTTGAACGCCCCCTCCCCGAGCCGTCTGGCCAAGCCGTTCGGTGGGTTGATGATGCAGGCAGGCATTGATCTGCTGCCGGATTGGGCCAGCGACATGCTCGGCGTGCGCCAGAGCTCGCTGCAACGCAAACTCATCCGCGCCAGCGTCAACCGCAGCGCACCGATGCTGCGCTGGGCCGTGCGTAACGGCTCGGTGCATAGGGCCAAGCGACGGATGGGACTACCAACCTAA